Proteins encoded within one genomic window of Cellulomonas flavigena DSM 20109:
- a CDS encoding DUF4129 domain-containing protein: MPERRTSLATVLAALLVVVGVLAAALSGPLSLEARPYQPPMATEIPTVFPSAESPPPAFEDIEAPPPAEWAQWFVRVVQVLGALLVLTALVLLLRHARRGWRFDRPDDLDEDGDPGDDTGEQLSDTAVAALREGVQEATRALEDDVPPGDAVIGAWVAVETAAARTGVVRDRAETASEFAVRVLDATRADPAATRELLRLYLAARFGAHGVDAADVRRARDLLRVVGQGLVARADDEVAERPGAPGARPAGEGRTG, encoded by the coding sequence GTGCCGGAACGCCGTACCAGCCTGGCCACCGTCCTGGCCGCGCTGCTGGTCGTCGTGGGCGTCCTCGCCGCCGCGCTGAGCGGGCCGCTGTCGCTCGAGGCGCGGCCGTACCAGCCGCCCATGGCGACCGAGATCCCCACCGTCTTCCCGTCCGCCGAGTCCCCGCCGCCCGCGTTCGAGGACATCGAGGCCCCGCCGCCCGCGGAGTGGGCGCAGTGGTTCGTGCGCGTGGTCCAGGTGCTCGGCGCGCTGCTCGTCCTCACGGCCCTCGTGCTGCTGCTGCGCCACGCGCGCCGCGGCTGGCGCTTCGACCGGCCCGACGACCTGGACGAGGACGGCGACCCGGGTGACGACACCGGCGAGCAGCTCAGCGACACCGCCGTCGCGGCGCTGCGCGAGGGCGTGCAGGAGGCCACGCGCGCGCTCGAGGACGACGTTCCGCCCGGCGACGCCGTCATCGGCGCGTGGGTCGCCGTCGAGACGGCGGCCGCGCGCACCGGCGTCGTGCGGGACCGTGCCGAGACCGCCAGCGAGTTCGCGGTGCGGGTGCTCGACGCGACGCGCGCCGACCCCGCCGCCACGCGCGAGCTGCTGCGGCTGTACCTCGCCGCGCGGTTCGGCGCCCACGGCGTCGACGCCGCCGACGTCCGCCGCGCGCGCGACCTGCTGCGCGTCGTGGGGCAGGGCCTGGTGGCGCGCGCGGACGACGAGGTCGCGGAGCGGCCCGGTGCGCCCGGCGCGCGCCCCGCCGGCGAGGGGCGGACCGGGTGA
- a CDS encoding class I SAM-dependent methyltransferase: MNDVLEALRRYPDVEAPNLHAVDATDRLLLGEAAPLLADAPDGTVVVIGDRYGALTLGATSGHGVTGVRTHQDRLTGERALHANAEQLGIEGFTSHGLTPDLVAGARLVLLQLPRSLDALDEVAGLVAAHADPSVVVVAGGRVKHMTVAMNDVLARHLTHVEARLARQKSRALVATGVRADHPAARWPERTPHPDLGLTVCAHGGAFAGTSVDIGTRALLAHLDEVGPTTGTAVDLGCGTGVLAVALARSRPGLDVVATDESAAAVASARATVEVNGVTDRVRVTRAVGGDDLPDASADVVLLNPPFHVGATVAPAVAHALFADAARLLRPGGELWAVWNSHLRYRPALEQVVGPTRQAGRDPKFTVTVSTRRSAMTS; encoded by the coding sequence ATGAACGACGTCCTCGAGGCCCTGCGTCGGTACCCCGACGTCGAGGCACCGAACCTGCACGCGGTCGACGCGACCGACCGACTGCTCCTGGGCGAGGCCGCACCCCTGCTCGCCGACGCCCCGGACGGCACGGTCGTCGTCATCGGCGACCGGTACGGAGCCCTGACGCTCGGTGCGACCTCGGGCCACGGCGTCACCGGCGTCCGCACGCACCAGGACCGCCTGACGGGCGAGCGCGCGCTGCACGCGAACGCCGAGCAGCTCGGCATCGAGGGGTTCACGTCGCACGGCCTGACGCCCGACCTCGTCGCCGGGGCGCGCCTCGTGCTGCTGCAGCTCCCGCGCTCGCTCGACGCGCTCGACGAGGTCGCGGGCCTGGTCGCGGCGCACGCGGACCCGTCGGTCGTCGTCGTCGCGGGTGGGCGCGTGAAGCACATGACGGTCGCGATGAACGACGTCCTCGCGCGGCACCTCACGCACGTCGAGGCGCGTCTGGCGCGGCAGAAGTCGCGCGCGCTCGTCGCGACGGGCGTGCGCGCCGACCACCCTGCCGCGCGCTGGCCCGAGCGCACCCCGCACCCGGACCTGGGGCTCACGGTGTGCGCGCACGGCGGCGCGTTCGCGGGGACGAGCGTCGACATCGGGACGCGCGCGCTGCTGGCCCACCTGGACGAGGTCGGCCCGACCACCGGCACCGCGGTCGACCTGGGCTGCGGCACGGGCGTGCTGGCGGTCGCGCTCGCACGGTCCCGTCCGGGTCTCGACGTGGTCGCGACGGACGAGTCCGCGGCAGCCGTCGCCTCCGCGCGGGCCACGGTCGAGGTGAACGGCGTCACGGACCGGGTGCGCGTCACGCGGGCCGTCGGCGGCGACGACCTGCCCGACGCGTCCGCCGACGTCGTGCTGCTCAACCCGCCGTTCCACGTGGGCGCGACCGTCGCGCCGGCCGTCGCGCACGCGTTGTTCGCCGACGCCGCACGTCTGCTGCGCCCCGGCGGCGAGCTGTGGGCCGTGTGGAACTCGCACCTGCGCTACCGGCCGGCGCTCGAGCAGGTCGTCGGGCCGACGCGGCAGGCGGGTCGGGACCCGAAGTTCACCGTCACCGTCTCGACGCGGAGATCGGCCATGACGTCATGA
- a CDS encoding helix-turn-helix transcriptional regulator produces the protein MRVASPRTRRDLATLGAHLAAARKIQDLTQQELAERAGITRGTLVRLEAGEGGPRLEALLAVARVLGFSGALVDAADPLRTEFGRLHAGRADRKRVR, from the coding sequence ATGAGGGTCGCATCGCCGCGCACCCGGCGGGACCTCGCCACCCTCGGTGCGCACCTCGCGGCAGCCCGGAAGATCCAGGACCTCACCCAGCAGGAACTGGCGGAGCGTGCCGGGATCACCCGGGGGACGCTCGTGCGCCTGGAAGCCGGGGAGGGCGGCCCGCGGCTGGAGGCGCTGCTCGCGGTCGCTCGCGTCCTCGGCTTCAGCGGTGCGCTCGTCGACGCCGCCGACCCCTTGAGGACGGAGTTCGGACGCCTGCACGCCGGCAGGGCCGACCGGAAGCGCGTCCGATGA
- a CDS encoding type II toxin-antitoxin system HipA family toxin has protein sequence MTRRAVEVHVDRAGAPVHVADLTFETNAGGALVATEVRYQREWLDDPRAYELSPELPLTSGVATFAGRTLLPGAIADSGPDRWGRTLLFDAARRDARAVGAPLPQLSEADFVLLASDATRHGNVRYRDPVSGLFLSEQRAGLPTLVDLPALVDAARRVTAHQEPIDADLRLLVAGGTTLGGARPKVNVLRDSGRLALAKLPAADDRWDVQAWEATALTLAQRAGVRVPAFELHRVDLDTSVLVVERFDRDAHGHRVGYWSARTLLEQQDGEAPSYVELVDAAGDRMRHPDTERLELFRRVAFNLLVNDVDDHMRNHGILREQHAWQWAPAFDVNPWPWEWKVESTPIGVRGQRTERSIDELVESARAFGLRPDRAASIAAEVELATRDWAGVAERFGVEDPARSVLASAFTNPSRAAAQRWNPTS, from the coding sequence ATGACCCGCCGCGCTGTCGAGGTGCACGTCGACCGAGCGGGCGCACCCGTGCACGTCGCGGACCTGACGTTCGAGACGAACGCGGGAGGCGCCCTGGTCGCGACCGAAGTGAGATACCAGAGGGAGTGGCTGGACGACCCCCGCGCGTACGAGCTGAGCCCGGAGCTGCCACTGACCTCGGGAGTCGCCACGTTCGCCGGCCGGACACTCCTGCCCGGAGCGATCGCGGACAGCGGGCCGGACCGCTGGGGCCGTACGTTGCTGTTCGACGCGGCCCGGCGCGACGCCAGGGCGGTCGGCGCCCCCCTCCCCCAGCTCAGCGAAGCCGACTTCGTCCTGCTCGCGAGCGATGCGACCCGGCACGGCAACGTTCGCTACCGCGACCCCGTGAGCGGGCTGTTCCTGTCCGAGCAGCGCGCAGGGCTGCCCACACTCGTCGACCTTCCCGCTCTCGTCGACGCGGCACGTCGCGTGACCGCGCACCAGGAGCCGATCGACGCGGATCTCCGACTGCTCGTCGCGGGCGGCACGACGCTGGGCGGCGCTCGACCCAAGGTGAACGTCCTGCGTGACTCCGGGCGTCTGGCACTGGCCAAGCTCCCGGCTGCTGACGACCGCTGGGACGTCCAGGCGTGGGAGGCGACGGCGCTCACGCTCGCACAGCGGGCGGGCGTGCGCGTGCCGGCGTTCGAGCTGCACCGCGTCGACCTGGACACGTCGGTTCTCGTCGTCGAGCGGTTCGACCGTGACGCGCACGGCCACCGCGTCGGCTACTGGTCGGCACGGACGCTGCTCGAGCAGCAGGACGGGGAAGCGCCGTCGTACGTCGAGCTCGTCGACGCCGCCGGCGACCGCATGCGACACCCCGACACCGAGCGTCTGGAGCTCTTCCGTCGCGTCGCGTTCAACCTCCTGGTGAACGACGTCGACGACCACATGCGCAACCACGGGATCCTGCGAGAACAGCACGCATGGCAGTGGGCTCCGGCGTTCGACGTGAATCCGTGGCCCTGGGAGTGGAAGGTCGAGTCGACGCCGATCGGTGTCCGCGGGCAGCGCACCGAGAGGTCCATCGACGAGCTCGTGGAGAGCGCCCGCGCCTTCGGACTGCGTCCGGACCGTGCCGCCTCGATCGCGGCGGAGGTCGAACTGGCGACGCGTGACTGGGCCGGCGTCGCGGAGCGCTTCGGTGTCGAGGACCCTGCAAGGTCGGTTCTGGCGTCCGCGTTCACCAACCCGAGCCGAGCCGCGGCACAGCGGTGGAACCCCACGTCCTGA
- a CDS encoding helix-turn-helix transcriptional regulator, translating to MVEQERPTWASVNSAAELGAFLRHVRERRGLSQDALADALGIDRRYVYQIESGSPTLYTRRLFAMLRALDVRMEVHER from the coding sequence ATGGTCGAGCAGGAGCGACCGACCTGGGCATCGGTGAACAGCGCCGCTGAGCTCGGCGCCTTCCTGCGCCACGTCCGCGAGCGCCGCGGCCTCTCGCAGGACGCACTCGCCGACGCGCTCGGGATCGACCGCCGGTACGTCTACCAGATCGAGTCCGGCTCACCGACCCTCTACACGCGCCGGCTCTTCGCGATGCTCCGGGCGCTCGACGTGCGCATGGAGGTGCACGAGCGATGA
- a CDS encoding type II toxin-antitoxin system HipA family toxin yields the protein MSVRTLDAWLYGTLVAHIERDRDDRVRLRFTDDALDRWGHGSAVLSGLLPLSDRASSPAAVSAWLRGLMPEGRARSHLARRAGVAPDDVVGFLAVHGRDTAGALVLVPEGASPDRPRVPLRTLDDDEIGALLDEAAEQGTADQPTSIAGLESKIVLTATAHGFALPTPDRPSTHILKVARPADSRSADLTDTEEASLALARGCGLGDVEACHRLFAGRRALVVRRYDRVVGPDTTERVHQEDAAQLLGLDTTDPERKFQYGKRRPSLLEIATRLERLGVPLDGLLALTTFNVAIGNTDAHAKNLSVLHLPDGTHRLAPAYDVAMHTHHAHAETRTAMDVDGVREIDDVTSERLQAEAAAWGVAARLAARVVRETLERLAAALDDVDRAMHPGVDKTAWATVDARVARLLGSG from the coding sequence ATGAGCGTCCGGACGCTGGATGCCTGGCTCTACGGGACGCTCGTCGCGCACATCGAGCGCGACCGTGACGACCGCGTCCGCCTGCGCTTCACCGACGACGCCCTCGACCGCTGGGGGCACGGGTCGGCAGTGCTGTCCGGTCTGCTGCCGCTGTCCGACCGCGCATCGTCGCCCGCCGCCGTCAGCGCCTGGCTGCGTGGGCTCATGCCCGAGGGGCGGGCGCGGAGCCACCTCGCGCGTCGTGCCGGTGTCGCCCCGGACGACGTGGTCGGGTTCCTCGCCGTGCACGGGCGCGACACCGCCGGCGCGCTCGTGCTCGTCCCCGAGGGCGCCTCACCGGACCGTCCGCGCGTCCCGCTGCGCACCCTCGACGACGACGAGATCGGCGCCCTCCTCGACGAGGCCGCCGAGCAGGGCACGGCGGACCAACCGACGTCGATCGCGGGGCTGGAGTCGAAGATCGTCCTGACCGCGACGGCGCACGGCTTCGCGCTCCCGACGCCCGACCGTCCGTCCACGCACATCCTGAAGGTCGCCCGGCCCGCCGACTCGCGGTCGGCCGACCTCACCGACACCGAGGAGGCGTCCCTCGCGCTCGCGCGGGGGTGCGGGCTCGGCGACGTCGAGGCGTGCCACCGCCTGTTCGCCGGCCGACGCGCGCTCGTGGTGCGCCGGTACGACCGCGTCGTCGGCCCGGACACCACCGAGCGGGTCCACCAGGAGGATGCCGCCCAGCTGCTGGGGCTGGACACGACCGACCCGGAGCGCAAGTTCCAGTACGGCAAGCGGCGGCCGTCCCTGCTGGAGATCGCCACCCGCCTCGAACGGCTCGGCGTCCCACTGGACGGCCTGCTCGCCCTGACGACGTTCAACGTGGCGATCGGCAACACCGACGCCCACGCCAAGAACCTGTCCGTGCTGCACCTTCCCGACGGCACCCACCGGTTGGCGCCTGCCTACGACGTGGCGATGCACACGCACCATGCACACGCCGAGACGCGCACCGCGATGGACGTCGACGGCGTCCGAGAGATCGACGACGTGACGTCCGAGCGCCTCCAGGCCGAGGCCGCCGCCTGGGGGGTCGCCGCCCGCCTTGCCGCGCGGGTCGTGAGGGAAACCCTCGAGCGACTCGCCGCGGCCCTCGACGACGTGGACCGCGCCATGCACCCCGGGGTCGACAAGACGGCATGGGCGACGGTGGACGCGCGCGTCGCGCGCCTGCTCGGCTCCGGGTGA
- a CDS encoding IS30 family transposase has protein sequence MVTVDDRVEILAGLRAKESLRSIARRIGRDASVVSREVARNSLKTRGYQLVHADNTAAARRRRPQVGKIAADEVLSARVLADLKHSRTPRQIAGRLRREADDDTVGLMNGSVPAHGKVVSHEAIYRYIYALPKGELARHGIMLRTKRTRRRPRRDLGERGAPIVGMTSIEARPDIADRRVPGHWEGDLIIGAHGRTAAATLVERTTRFTVLLALQHGKDSTALADTLIETVTGLPAMMRQSLTWDQGTEMARHGHLTLATDLPVYFAHPRSPWERGTNENTNGLIREYLPKGTTIPTHQPYLTSIAEELNERPRAALGFLTPREAFERLLVASTD, from the coding sequence ATGGTGACGGTCGATGACAGGGTCGAGATCCTGGCGGGGCTACGCGCGAAGGAGTCGTTGCGCTCGATCGCGCGGCGGATCGGTCGGGACGCCTCGGTCGTCTCCCGGGAGGTCGCTCGGAACTCGTTGAAGACCCGCGGGTACCAGCTGGTCCATGCCGACAACACCGCCGCGGCCCGTCGCCGGCGTCCGCAGGTCGGCAAGATCGCCGCCGACGAGGTGTTGTCCGCGCGGGTCCTGGCGGACCTGAAGCACTCGCGCACACCCCGGCAGATCGCCGGACGCTTGCGCCGCGAGGCCGACGACGACACCGTGGGCCTGATGAACGGTTCGGTGCCCGCGCACGGCAAGGTCGTGTCCCACGAGGCGATCTACCGGTACATCTACGCCCTGCCCAAGGGTGAGCTCGCCCGGCACGGGATCATGCTGCGCACCAAGCGCACCCGCCGTCGTCCGCGTCGTGATCTGGGCGAACGTGGTGCCCCGATCGTGGGGATGACCAGCATCGAGGCCCGTCCGGACATCGCCGACCGGCGGGTGCCCGGGCACTGGGAAGGTGACCTGATCATCGGCGCGCACGGCAGGACCGCCGCGGCGACCCTGGTCGAGCGCACCACCCGGTTCACGGTCCTGCTCGCACTGCAGCACGGCAAGGACTCGACCGCGCTGGCCGACACCCTCATCGAGACCGTCACCGGACTGCCCGCGATGATGCGCCAGTCCCTGACCTGGGACCAGGGCACCGAGATGGCCCGCCACGGGCACCTGACCCTGGCCACCGACCTGCCGGTCTACTTCGCCCACCCCCGCTCACCATGGGAACGCGGCACGAACGAGAACACCAACGGCCTGATCCGCGAGTACCTGCCCAAGGGCACCACGATCCCCACCCACCAGCCCTACCTGACCTCGATCGCCGAAGAACTCAACGAACGCCCCCGCGCAGCACTCGGGTTCCTCACACCCCGCGAAGCCTTCGAACGACTCCTCGTTGCTTCCACGGATTGA
- a CDS encoding RHS repeat domain-containing protein, with amino-acid sequence MQVIHYDGDGDEPGWIVEDATQPEEVTRWVEGADGQVAVQTGKTGERVLQLVDLHGDVVATVPIGDGAVLPSQRDLRFVSYDEFGNPQPLSGGATSNAPPRYGWLGAAQRSSDTPAGVVLMRVRLYHPGIGRFLQVDPVAGGSANAYDYCNADPVNCTDLGGTIAWGKILGAVAAVGSVASFIPGPIGAAAGAISAVAYGLSGNTKMVVMMGAVAAAQLVGAGPAARVGASMAARAGSAASRAASQVARVTRATNDAAKRKVSEALIRRCGGANRVTVQQKFGRLIVDLKGRVHHENGVRIPPPHWKFQGYNHHFRNAIPGKFANAKNAIVRPASWSIIWKAFKVIRKR; translated from the coding sequence GTGCAGGTGATCCACTACGACGGTGATGGTGATGAGCCGGGGTGGATCGTGGAGGACGCGACGCAGCCGGAGGAGGTGACCCGGTGGGTGGAGGGCGCGGACGGGCAGGTCGCGGTGCAGACCGGGAAGACCGGTGAGCGGGTGCTGCAGCTGGTGGACCTGCACGGGGATGTGGTCGCGACGGTGCCGATCGGTGACGGGGCTGTGTTGCCGTCGCAGCGGGACCTGCGTTTCGTGTCGTACGACGAGTTCGGCAACCCGCAGCCGTTGAGCGGAGGTGCGACGTCCAACGCGCCGCCGCGGTACGGGTGGTTGGGTGCGGCGCAGCGTTCGTCGGACACCCCTGCGGGCGTGGTGCTGATGAGGGTGCGGCTGTACCACCCGGGCATCGGGCGGTTCTTGCAGGTCGACCCCGTCGCTGGGGGCAGTGCGAACGCGTACGACTACTGCAACGCCGACCCGGTGAACTGCACGGACCTGGGCGGGACGATCGCCTGGGGCAAGATCCTGGGCGCGGTCGCGGCGGTGGGATCGGTAGCCTCGTTCATCCCCGGTCCCATCGGCGCGGCCGCGGGTGCCATCTCGGCAGTCGCGTATGGGCTGAGCGGCAACACGAAGATGGTGGTCATGATGGGGGCGGTGGCCGCCGCGCAGCTCGTGGGCGCGGGGCCGGCGGCTCGCGTCGGTGCCAGCATGGCCGCACGCGCGGGTAGTGCCGCCTCGCGGGCCGCCAGTCAGGTAGCAAGGGTCACCAGAGCGACGAACGATGCCGCCAAACGAAAGGTGTCCGAGGCGCTGATCCGTCGGTGTGGTGGCGCTAATCGCGTTACGGTGCAGCAGAAGTTCGGCCGACTTATTGTGGACCTGAAGGGGCGGGTTCACCATGAGAACGGAGTTCGAATTCCCCCTCCGCACTGGAAGTTCCAAGGTTACAACCATCACTTCCGGAATGCGATTCCAGGGAAGTTTGCCAATGCGAAGAATGCCATCGTCCGACCGGCGTCATGGTCGATCATCTGGAAAGCTTTCAAGGTCATCCGAAAGAGGTGA
- a CDS encoding RHS repeat-associated core domain-containing protein, which produces MPDAQEAATALARLASAGLVEVRHAGYDSASRLVSTSGGNGSAWRYDAFGRTTAMPTPDGSGVASTSYFVNDLVAAQEVPGVEKAAWSLDPLQRFSTQETFAWVNGAWANSTEQVIHYDGDGDEPGWIVEDATQPDKVTRWVEGADGQVAVQTGKTGEQVLQLVDLHGDVVGTVPIGDGAPVPSQRDLRFVSYDEFGNPQPLSGGATSNAPPRYGWLGAAQRSSDTPAGVVLMGVRLYHPGIGRFLQVDPVAGGSANAYDYCNADPVNCTDLGGTIAWGKVLGAVATVGEIASVIPGPIGAAAAGVSAVAYVASGNKGKALLMGVTAAAALVGAGAAVTIGVRAVSRARGIVRAARAGQEVATAAKPVSRLTARLAGRMWVGRGARWHGAGNNRALYSRDMSRRYRPAVDKSDGHRKANLELTQTPGTARGAWRHPRRLLDIHVYVKRWRS; this is translated from the coding sequence GTGCCCGACGCGCAGGAGGCCGCGACGGCGCTCGCGCGGCTCGCGTCGGCCGGCCTCGTCGAGGTCCGGCACGCGGGCTACGACTCGGCGAGCCGGTTGGTCTCGACGTCGGGTGGCAACGGGAGCGCGTGGCGGTACGACGCGTTCGGTCGTACGACGGCGATGCCGACGCCGGACGGGTCGGGCGTGGCATCGACGTCGTACTTCGTGAACGACCTGGTGGCCGCCCAGGAGGTGCCGGGGGTCGAGAAGGCGGCGTGGTCGTTGGACCCGTTGCAGAGGTTCTCCACGCAGGAGACGTTCGCGTGGGTGAACGGGGCGTGGGCGAACTCGACCGAGCAGGTCATCCACTACGACGGTGATGGTGACGAGCCGGGGTGGATCGTGGAGGACGCGACGCAGCCGGACAAGGTGACCCGGTGGGTGGAGGGCGCTGACGGGCAGGTCGCGGTGCAGACCGGGAAGACCGGTGAGCAGGTGCTGCAGCTGGTGGACCTGCACGGGGATGTGGTCGGGACGGTGCCGATCGGTGACGGGGCTCCGGTGCCCTCGCAGCGGGACCTGCGGTTCGTGTCGTATGACGAGTTCGGCAACCCGCAGCCGTTGAGCGGAGGTGCGACGTCCAACGCGCCGCCGCGGTACGGGTGGTTGGGTGCGGCGCAGCGTTCGTCGGACACCCCTGCGGGTGTGGTGCTGATGGGGGTGCGGCTGTACCACCCGGGCATCGGGCGGTTCTTGCAGGTCGACCCTGTGGCTGGGGGTAGTGCGAACGCGTACGACTACTGCAACGCCGACCCGGTGAACTGCACGGACCTGGGCGGGACGATCGCCTGGGGCAAGGTCCTGGGTGCGGTCGCGACGGTCGGGGAGATCGCCTCGGTCATCCCCGGCCCGATCGGGGCGGCGGCGGCGGGCGTCTCGGCGGTCGCTTACGTGGCCAGTGGTAACAAGGGCAAGGCGCTGCTCATGGGCGTGACCGCAGCGGCGGCGCTCGTGGGGGCTGGTGCGGCCGTGACGATTGGCGTTCGCGCGGTGTCTCGTGCCAGAGGCATCGTGCGTGCAGCCCGAGCTGGCCAGGAGGTTGCCACAGCAGCCAAGCCGGTCAGCCGCCTCACAGCTCGGCTCGCGGGTCGGATGTGGGTCGGAAGAGGCGCAAGATGGCATGGAGCGGGAAACAACCGGGCTCTCTACAGTCGAGACATGTCTCGGCGCTATCGCCCGGCCGTCGACAAGAGCGATGGACATCGAAAGGCAAATCTGGAGCTTACTCAGACCCCCGGAACCGCGAGGGGTGCCTGGCGACACCCGAGGCGCCTGCTGGACATCCACGTTTATGTCAAGAGGTGGAGATCGTGA